The following coding sequences lie in one Thalassoglobus polymorphus genomic window:
- a CDS encoding MIP/aquaporin family protein encodes MNALTAEVIGTALLILFGNGVVANVVLARTKGNDSGWIVISAGWGVAVFIGAFCAADFSGAHLNPAVTVAMAVAGKLAIGEAVGYIIAQFLGAILGAALVYCFYHEHFNVTEDADAKLACFCTSPAIRNLPQAFFCEVVGTFALILPIFLMAVPSLIHGDAPAETDPRLGLGALGLLPVGMLVFGIGLSLGGTTGYAINPARDLGPRLVHALLPIQGKRDSDWNYSWVPVVGPLVGGALAAAVYLAIA; translated from the coding sequence ATGAATGCATTGACAGCTGAGGTCATCGGGACTGCACTTCTGATCCTCTTCGGGAACGGTGTTGTCGCCAATGTTGTGTTAGCGAGAACAAAAGGAAACGATTCGGGGTGGATTGTCATCAGTGCTGGCTGGGGTGTCGCAGTTTTTATTGGGGCGTTTTGTGCCGCGGATTTCAGTGGGGCACATCTCAATCCAGCTGTCACTGTGGCAATGGCCGTCGCCGGAAAGCTCGCAATTGGAGAAGCTGTCGGATACATCATTGCGCAGTTTCTGGGAGCCATCCTGGGGGCCGCGTTGGTTTATTGTTTTTATCACGAGCATTTCAATGTGACTGAAGATGCCGACGCGAAGCTCGCCTGTTTCTGCACCTCTCCCGCTATTCGCAATTTGCCTCAGGCGTTCTTCTGTGAAGTTGTCGGAACGTTCGCACTTATACTTCCCATTTTTCTGATGGCGGTCCCCAGCCTGATTCATGGAGACGCACCAGCAGAGACCGATCCTCGTTTAGGGTTAGGAGCGTTAGGACTGTTGCCCGTTGGGATGCTTGTCTTCGGGATCGGGCTGTCATTAGGTGGGACCACAGGTTACGCCATCAATCCAGCTCGCGATCTTGGGCCGAGACTGGTTCACGCATTGCTACCCATTCAAGGGAAACGGGACAGCGATTGGAATTACTCCTGGGTTCCCGTTGTCGGTCCGCTCGTGGGTGGAGCACTTGCAGCTGCAGTCTATTTGGCGATCGCTTAG
- a CDS encoding DUF1501 domain-containing protein, with amino-acid sequence MSSHSSHHRKHSEISPFAPAANDLLKVRSRRWFLQTGLAGFGGLSLASIKKLQAESQIEKPDRDRKAVILFWLSGGPSQIDMWDPKPLAPPEIRSPFPDISTKIPGVSFTEHLPLQASIADKLSVIRSVDCSASNHTPITMQAGNPLARRTNDGKDGAGYPSMGSITAKFKGANDPDMPAFVGLANSWAADVWEAGNMGREFSPVKGLELAGKFKMPAGFEASRLTERAQLRQHFNKMRSGLDRDGVMDQFDQHTQSAYEMMLSGKVEAAFDLSKESDETKDLYGRESVGQKALQARRLVESGVTFVLVSGAWGYFDHHGDNVRWGGIEKGLKPLIPRVDRALYALVTDLEQRGLLDDTLVMMMGEFGRSPVINKEAGRDHWTSVMSMVMAGGGLQHGQTIGSTDRRGGSVLTSPVRPQDLAATTFQHLGIDLGAHWIDHQGRPIPIITEGGQPIPELV; translated from the coding sequence ATGAGTTCCCACAGTTCACATCACCGGAAACATTCTGAGATCTCTCCCTTTGCCCCTGCAGCAAACGATCTACTTAAGGTCCGGTCGCGACGATGGTTTCTGCAAACGGGATTAGCAGGATTTGGTGGGCTCTCATTGGCATCCATCAAGAAGCTTCAAGCGGAATCACAGATCGAGAAACCCGATCGCGACCGGAAAGCTGTCATCCTGTTCTGGCTTTCTGGTGGCCCCAGTCAGATCGACATGTGGGACCCCAAACCACTTGCTCCTCCGGAAATTCGCAGCCCGTTCCCAGATATCTCTACCAAGATCCCCGGAGTCTCCTTCACGGAACATCTACCGTTGCAAGCATCGATTGCCGACAAGTTGTCAGTCATTCGTTCCGTCGATTGCTCCGCGAGTAACCACACGCCAATTACGATGCAAGCCGGAAATCCACTGGCACGAAGAACGAATGATGGAAAAGATGGGGCCGGATACCCGTCGATGGGATCGATCACCGCAAAATTCAAAGGGGCGAATGACCCCGATATGCCTGCGTTTGTCGGGCTTGCTAATTCCTGGGCAGCCGATGTCTGGGAAGCGGGAAACATGGGGCGTGAATTCTCTCCCGTGAAAGGTTTGGAACTCGCTGGCAAATTCAAAATGCCCGCTGGTTTTGAGGCCTCACGCCTTACGGAACGGGCCCAGTTGCGGCAGCATTTCAACAAGATGCGATCAGGCCTTGATCGCGATGGAGTCATGGACCAGTTCGATCAACATACTCAGTCCGCATACGAAATGATGCTCTCGGGAAAAGTCGAAGCCGCATTCGATTTATCGAAAGAGAGCGATGAAACCAAAGACCTCTACGGTCGGGAAAGTGTTGGTCAGAAAGCGTTACAGGCCCGCCGGCTTGTTGAATCGGGAGTGACTTTTGTACTCGTCAGTGGAGCGTGGGGGTACTTTGATCACCATGGGGACAACGTTCGCTGGGGCGGAATCGAGAAGGGACTGAAACCACTCATCCCACGTGTTGATCGAGCGCTCTATGCTTTGGTGACGGACTTGGAACAACGTGGATTACTTGATGACACTCTCGTCATGATGATGGGAGAATTCGGTCGCTCACCAGTCATCAATAAAGAAGCGGGTCGTGATCACTGGACGAGCGTGATGTCGATGGTCATGGCAGGCGGTGGCTTGCAGCATGGTCAGACAATAGGCTCCACAGACCGCCGCGGTGGATCGGTCTTAACGAGTCCCGTCCGACCGCAAGACTTGGCAGCCACAACATTTCAACACCTTGGGATTGATCTGGGGGCTCACTGGATTGATCATCAGGGACGACCCATTCCAATTATCACCGAAGGTGGTCAGCCAATTCCAGAATTGGTCTGA